In Phyllostomus discolor isolate MPI-MPIP mPhyDis1 chromosome 2, mPhyDis1.pri.v3, whole genome shotgun sequence, the following are encoded in one genomic region:
- the C2H12orf45 gene encoding uncharacterized protein C12orf45 homolog isoform X1, whose amino-acid sequence MEVHGETQSSPTSSSPPKDGSGVSVSKELLTAGNGGHGGIWDRLLINSKPDPRKSSTLQTVRIERSPLLDQVQTFLPQLAQANDKLRKEMAAAPPGHFNIENIDETLGKVIQMDVALFEMNQSDSEKEDSSKESSEASSEDSSESEHEDDSTSSEVTIDNIKLPHSEDGKGKIEVLDSPASKRKK is encoded by the exons ATGGAAGTCCACGGAGAAACCCAGTCCAGCCCGACCTCTTCTTCGCCCCCCAAAGATGGCTCTGGGGTCTCGGTGTCCAAGGAGTTGCTGACGGCGGGGAACGGCGGCCACGGAG GTATATGGGACAGATTGCTCATCAACTCCAAGCCGGATCCCAGAAAGAGTTCCACTCTTCAAACAGTTCGGATAGAGAGGAGTCCCT TACTGGACCAAGTACAGACCTTTCTCCCACAGCTGGCTCAGGCGAATGACAAGCTAAGAAAAGAAATGGCGGCTGCACCACCTGGTCATTTCAATATTGAAAATATCGATGAGACGCTTGGAAAAGTTATACAGATG GATGTGGCCTTGTTTGAGATGAACCAGTCTGATTCAGAGAAAGAGGACAGTTCGAAAGAGAGTTCAGAGGCCAGTTCCGAGGACAGTTCGGAATCTGAGCATGAAGATGACAGCACGTCCTCTGAAGTCACCATAGATAACATTAAGCTTCCTCACTCAGAAGATGGGAAGGGCAAGATAGAAGTTTTGGACAGCCCTGccagtaaaagaaagaaatag
- the C2H12orf45 gene encoding uncharacterized protein C12orf45 homolog isoform X2, translating into MEVHGETQSSPTSSSPPKDGSGVSVSKELLTAGNGGHGVLDQVQTFLPQLAQANDKLRKEMAAAPPGHFNIENIDETLGKVIQMDVALFEMNQSDSEKEDSSKESSEASSEDSSESEHEDDSTSSEVTIDNIKLPHSEDGKGKIEVLDSPASKRKK; encoded by the exons ATGGAAGTCCACGGAGAAACCCAGTCCAGCCCGACCTCTTCTTCGCCCCCCAAAGATGGCTCTGGGGTCTCGGTGTCCAAGGAGTTGCTGACGGCGGGGAACGGCGGCCACGGAG TACTGGACCAAGTACAGACCTTTCTCCCACAGCTGGCTCAGGCGAATGACAAGCTAAGAAAAGAAATGGCGGCTGCACCACCTGGTCATTTCAATATTGAAAATATCGATGAGACGCTTGGAAAAGTTATACAGATG GATGTGGCCTTGTTTGAGATGAACCAGTCTGATTCAGAGAAAGAGGACAGTTCGAAAGAGAGTTCAGAGGCCAGTTCCGAGGACAGTTCGGAATCTGAGCATGAAGATGACAGCACGTCCTCTGAAGTCACCATAGATAACATTAAGCTTCCTCACTCAGAAGATGGGAAGGGCAAGATAGAAGTTTTGGACAGCCCTGccagtaaaagaaagaaatag